One Chitinophagales bacterium genomic window carries:
- a CDS encoding cation transporter, with product MLNAIIRFFLENKLVTALLLLLFIGWGIATAPFGWKVPWLPSDPVPVDAIPDIGENQQIVFTEWPGRSPQDIEDQITYPLTTVLLGLPGVKAIRSSSIFGFSSIYIIFNEDVEFYWSRSRILEKLNSLPSGVLPDGVQPSLGPDATALGQIFWYTLEGRDPQGNPTGGWNLDEIRTVQDFYVRYSLNAVDGVAEVASVGGFVKEYQVDVNPDALKAYNIGLHQVMMAVKNANRDVGAKTIEINNAEYLVRGLGYIKSVEDLENAVVTVNDNVPIRLKDISVVTLGPATRRGLLDKDGAEVVGGVVVARYGSNPLAVINNVKEKINEIAPGLPQKILPDGTVSQLTIVPFYDRTQLIYETLGTLEEALSLEILITILVVIVMVANLRASVLISSLLPIAVLMVFIAMRYFGVDANIVALSGIAIAIGTMVDLGIILSENVIKHLDESPKEKKLINIIYDASAEISSAILTAVSTTIVSFIPVFTMEAAEGKLFRPLAFTKTFALLASLIVALIILPTIAHWFFGFKIKGGIRGILFNVLLIIAGLPVAIWLSVWGGLTLIALGIAFFIRQYSGLDNFFIRNLTIIITVVSVTFLLAKYWLPLGAGKSVFVNFVFVAGIIGSILLLFHLLEKYYAHILRWCLSNKIKFLSIPILVILLGLNIWLGFGRVFGFVANGLDKVGMNIRTTRAWSAMLHTFPGVGKEFMPALDEGSFLLMPSSMPHAGIEENKRVVQQLDMLVSAIPEVELVVGKMGRVESALDPAPISMYENIVNYKPEYRVDKKGHRQAFKVDENGRFVLKNGDTLTNEQALLAGIDAELLIPDPDGKYFRNWRDHIKSPDDIWSEIVKVTNLPGVTSAPKLQPIETRLVMLQTGMRAPMGIKIYGPDLYTIEKFGFELEKILKEVPSVKAEAVFADRIVGKPYLHLKINREASARYGLSVEQIQQAIETAIGGMQITTSVEGRERFPIRVRYPRELRDDPEKLKKILIPTPTDAQIPLGELVSVEYVRGPQMIRSENTFLTGYVLFDKKEGYAEVNVVEEAQRFIQQKIQSGELTVPAGVSFKFSGSYENQVRAEKRLSVIIPVVLMIIFLILYFQFRSVSTSLMVFAGVAMAFSGAFLMIWLYGQPWFANFSVFGTNIRDLFSMHTVNLSVAIWVGFIALFGIATDDGVLIATYLDQSFQRNRPQTLDEVRSAVIEGGLRRVRPALMTVSTTLIALLPVLTSNGRGSDIMVPMAIPSFGGMAVALISIFIVPVLYCFREERKVKRTAS from the coding sequence ATGCTTAATGCTATCATCAGGTTTTTTCTGGAAAATAAATTAGTGACGGCATTGCTGCTGTTATTGTTTATTGGCTGGGGCATTGCAACGGCTCCGTTTGGCTGGAAGGTGCCCTGGTTGCCTTCAGATCCTGTGCCGGTGGATGCCATTCCCGACATTGGTGAAAACCAGCAAATCGTTTTCACCGAATGGCCCGGCCGCTCGCCTCAGGATATTGAAGACCAGATCACCTATCCGCTCACCACTGTGTTGCTGGGACTACCGGGGGTGAAAGCGATTCGCAGTTCATCCATCTTCGGCTTTTCAAGTATCTACATCATCTTTAACGAAGACGTAGAGTTCTACTGGTCGCGGTCTCGTATTCTGGAAAAATTGAATTCGCTCCCTTCGGGAGTATTGCCGGATGGCGTTCAACCCTCCCTCGGCCCGGATGCCACAGCGCTAGGACAAATCTTTTGGTATACCCTTGAAGGACGCGATCCACAAGGCAATCCTACCGGTGGGTGGAACTTGGATGAGATCCGCACCGTGCAGGATTTTTACGTGCGTTATAGCCTTAACGCGGTGGACGGTGTGGCTGAGGTGGCTTCGGTAGGAGGGTTTGTGAAAGAATATCAGGTAGACGTGAATCCGGATGCCCTGAAAGCTTATAACATCGGATTGCACCAGGTGATGATGGCCGTAAAAAATGCAAACCGCGATGTGGGAGCAAAGACTATTGAAATCAATAATGCCGAATATCTCGTGCGCGGACTGGGCTATATCAAGTCGGTAGAAGACCTGGAAAATGCCGTGGTAACGGTCAATGACAATGTGCCCATCCGGTTGAAAGATATCAGCGTAGTCACCCTCGGTCCTGCCACGCGCAGAGGCTTGCTGGACAAGGATGGCGCTGAGGTAGTTGGCGGGGTGGTAGTGGCGCGGTATGGTTCCAACCCTCTGGCTGTAATCAATAATGTAAAGGAAAAAATCAACGAGATTGCTCCGGGTCTTCCCCAAAAAATCCTTCCGGACGGCACCGTAAGCCAGCTAACCATTGTGCCCTTTTATGACCGCACACAACTGATTTATGAAACGCTTGGCACACTGGAAGAAGCATTGTCATTGGAAATACTCATCACTATTTTGGTGGTCATAGTGATGGTGGCCAACCTCCGTGCCTCGGTATTAATCTCCAGCCTGCTGCCTATCGCTGTGCTGATGGTATTCATCGCCATGCGCTATTTTGGGGTGGATGCCAATATCGTTGCCCTGTCGGGCATTGCCATTGCCATTGGCACCATGGTAGATCTGGGAATTATCTTATCGGAAAATGTAATTAAACACCTCGATGAATCCCCTAAGGAGAAAAAATTGATAAACATCATCTACGATGCCTCTGCCGAAATCAGCTCCGCTATTTTGACTGCCGTGTCTACCACCATCGTCAGCTTCATCCCGGTGTTCACTATGGAGGCCGCAGAAGGCAAGCTGTTTCGTCCTCTGGCTTTTACCAAAACCTTTGCGCTGCTGGCTTCACTGATTGTGGCGCTTATCATTCTTCCCACTATTGCTCATTGGTTTTTCGGATTTAAAATAAAAGGGGGTATCAGAGGAATACTGTTTAATGTATTGCTCATCATTGCGGGTTTGCCGGTTGCCATCTGGCTGAGTGTTTGGGGTGGACTGACCTTAATCGCTTTAGGCATCGCCTTTTTCATTCGTCAATACAGCGGGTTGGATAATTTCTTCATCCGAAATCTTACCATCATCATCACTGTCGTGTCGGTGACTTTTCTGCTTGCAAAATACTGGTTGCCGCTGGGCGCTGGCAAGAGTGTGTTTGTCAATTTTGTTTTCGTTGCCGGTATTATTGGAAGTATCCTCCTGTTGTTCCATTTGCTGGAGAAATACTATGCCCATATCCTCCGTTGGTGTCTTTCAAATAAGATTAAGTTTTTGTCTATCCCGATACTGGTCATTCTCTTAGGCCTGAATATCTGGCTGGGGTTCGGTCGTGTCTTTGGTTTTGTGGCCAACGGATTGGATAAAGTTGGCATGAACATCAGAACCACACGGGCCTGGTCTGCAATGTTACATACGTTTCCCGGTGTGGGTAAAGAGTTTATGCCTGCGTTGGATGAGGGCAGTTTCCTGCTGATGCCTTCCTCCATGCCGCATGCCGGTATAGAGGAAAACAAAAGGGTAGTGCAGCAGCTGGATATGCTGGTGTCGGCAATACCGGAGGTTGAACTGGTTGTGGGCAAGATGGGGCGTGTGGAATCAGCTCTTGATCCTGCTCCCATTTCCATGTATGAAAATATTGTGAACTATAAGCCGGAATACAGGGTGGACAAAAAGGGTCACCGTCAGGCATTCAAGGTAGATGAGAACGGAAGGTTTGTTCTGAAGAATGGCGATACGTTAACCAATGAGCAGGCCTTGCTGGCAGGAATAGACGCTGAATTGCTTATCCCCGACCCGGATGGAAAATATTTCAGAAACTGGCGCGATCACATAAAAAGCCCTGATGATATTTGGAGTGAAATTGTTAAGGTAACCAATCTGCCCGGTGTTACCTCCGCTCCGAAACTGCAACCCATAGAAACCCGTCTGGTGATGTTGCAAACCGGCATGCGTGCACCGATGGGAATAAAAATATACGGGCCTGACCTCTACACCATCGAGAAGTTTGGATTTGAGCTGGAGAAAATATTAAAGGAAGTGCCTTCGGTAAAGGCAGAAGCAGTGTTTGCTGACCGCATTGTGGGGAAACCTTATCTGCATTTAAAGATTAACCGTGAGGCTTCTGCCCGTTATGGTCTTAGTGTGGAACAAATTCAGCAGGCTATTGAAACGGCAATCGGTGGCATGCAGATTACAACCAGCGTGGAGGGACGCGAGCGGTTCCCGATACGCGTGCGCTATCCCCGCGAGCTACGTGACGATCCGGAGAAACTTAAAAAGATATTGATACCTACACCAACTGACGCACAGATTCCCCTGGGGGAGCTGGTAAGTGTGGAATATGTCAGAGGGCCACAAATGATTCGCAGCGAAAATACCTTTCTTACGGGCTATGTGCTCTTTGACAAAAAAGAAGGTTATGCTGAGGTGAACGTGGTGGAGGAAGCGCAGAGGTTTATCCAACAGAAAATACAATCTGGGGAACTAACAGTGCCGGCAGGTGTCAGCTTCAAATTTTCAGGTAGCTATGAAAATCAGGTGCGCGCTGAAAAAAGATTGTCTGTTATCATCCCTGTAGTGCTCATGATCATTTTTCTGATTCTTTATTTCCAGTTTCGTTCCGTAAGCACTTCGCTGATGGTTTTTGCCGGAGTGGCAATGGCCTTCAGTGGAGCATTTCTGATGATTTGGCTTTACGGCCAACCATGGTTTGCCAATTTCTCTGTGTTCGGCACAAACATCCGCGACCTGTTTTCCATGCATACCGTGAATCTCAGCGTGGCAATATGGGTCGGTTTTATAGCGCTTTTCGGCATTGCTACCGATGATGGTGTGCTGATAGCTACCTATCTGGATCAGAGTTTTCAGCGAAACAGACCCCAAACTCTGGATGAGGTAAGAAGTGCGGTTATTGAGGGAGGGCTGCGTAGAGTCCGGCCCGCATTGATGACCGTATCCACTACATTAATCGCCCTCCTGCCAGTGCTGACTTCCAACGGACGCGGGTCGGATATTATGGTGCCCATGGCTATTCCATCATTCGGAGGAATGGCTGTTGCGCTCATAAGCATTTTTATTGTCCCGGTGCTCTATTGCTTCAGGGAGGAAAGAAAAGTAAAAAGAACTGCATCATGA
- a CDS encoding transport permease protein, with protein MPTRLEVKPTRPWRLLTLSDIRELLEYRDLMYMLMVREIKVLYKQTIIGMGWVILKPLLQMLMFTVIFGKLAGIEKMVGGNVPYAVFAYIALVPWSYFSAALTNATSSLVSNSEFITKIYFPRVIIPMVPVFAKLVDFVFAFLLLIPLMLYYGIPPTLHILFLPLLVLLLVASALAGGLWLSALAIQYRDVSQAVQFLVQLLMFASPIIWPLSFIPEKYIDYYSFYPMAGIIEGFRAAMLGSPMPWEMLGRGSLTTLIVLLTGIVFYRNREKVFADVV; from the coding sequence ATGCCTACACGTCTTGAAGTAAAGCCCACCCGCCCCTGGCGTTTGCTTACGTTGAGCGATATCAGAGAATTGCTGGAATACCGCGATTTGATGTATATGCTCATGGTACGGGAGATCAAAGTGCTCTACAAACAAACCATTATCGGGATGGGATGGGTTATCCTCAAGCCGCTGCTGCAGATGCTGATGTTTACCGTAATATTCGGCAAATTGGCCGGTATAGAAAAGATGGTGGGCGGCAATGTGCCGTATGCGGTTTTTGCCTATATAGCCCTTGTGCCCTGGTCTTACTTCTCTGCAGCTTTGACAAATGCCACATCCAGCCTAGTATCCAACTCCGAGTTTATCACTAAGATTTACTTTCCGCGGGTAATTATTCCGATGGTGCCGGTATTTGCCAAGCTGGTGGATTTTGTGTTTGCTTTTCTGCTGCTGATTCCTTTGATGCTGTATTATGGAATTCCGCCTACTTTGCACATACTGTTCCTTCCGCTGCTTGTGCTTTTGCTGGTAGCCTCCGCCCTTGCCGGAGGGCTCTGGCTTTCAGCCCTTGCTATTCAATACCGTGACGTAAGCCAGGCTGTTCAGTTTCTCGTGCAGTTGCTGATGTTTGCTTCGCCTATCATATGGCCGCTTAGCTTCATTCCGGAAAAATATATTGATTACTACAGCTTCTACCCTATGGCTGGCATCATAGAAGGATTTCGTGCTGCGATGCTTGGCTCTCCGATGCCGTGGGAAATGCTGGGTCGTGGCTCCCTTACCACCCTGATTGTGCTGCTGACCGGAATTGTCTTCTATCGTAACCGCGAAAAAGTATTTGCTGACGTAGTCTGA
- a CDS encoding cation transporter: protein MKRNLERLTVVIAIVTLIIGVCAGYFLGKSSRPKTESAANQPTGQTDNQIWTCAMHPQIRSNGPGKCPICGMDLVPLNQTDAGDSLAIRMSPTAMKLADVQTTVVTMQQPVKEVRLNGKVHPDERMVVSQSSHIPGRVEQLLVNFTGEFIQKGQTIAVIYSPDLVTAQEELLIARKLKETQPALYEAAREKLKNWKLTDKQIDAIENSGRKQENFPVVADVSGVVISKQVKLGDYILRGQTIYQIADLSKVWVLFDVYESDLPWVKKGDKVEFTIPSLPGEQFSGTITFIDPVIHPKTRVASARVEIANPGMKLKPEMFASGRVSSILKTEPAAVIIPRTAVLWTGERSLVYVKQTTDKGIHFIMREVVLGPSVKDGYIVKSGLHAGEEIATKGTFSIDAAAQLAGKKSMMNPEGGKVTTGHDHGAMNTPAENSQADKSAEMRMEQNKQAHLNFKVSGNCAMCKARIEGALKNVDGIYSAAWDVDTKMLHVMYDPEKISEMEIHKRIAAVGHDTEKVKAEEKVYNALPGCCQYTREN, encoded by the coding sequence ATGAAACGAAATTTGGAAAGGCTGACTGTTGTGATAGCGATAGTAACCCTGATCATAGGCGTTTGTGCCGGATACTTCCTCGGTAAATCCTCCCGCCCCAAAACAGAATCTGCGGCAAATCAGCCAACCGGACAAACAGATAATCAAATTTGGACGTGTGCCATGCATCCGCAAATCCGGAGTAATGGACCCGGCAAATGTCCGATCTGCGGGATGGACCTTGTCCCTCTGAATCAGACCGATGCGGGCGATTCATTAGCCATCCGCATGTCGCCCACCGCCATGAAGCTGGCTGATGTGCAGACAACAGTAGTAACGATGCAGCAACCCGTGAAGGAAGTAAGGCTCAACGGGAAAGTTCATCCTGACGAGCGGATGGTGGTTTCGCAATCATCACATATCCCCGGACGTGTTGAGCAGCTCCTCGTAAACTTCACCGGAGAGTTCATTCAAAAGGGTCAAACGATTGCTGTGATCTATTCACCGGATTTGGTGACTGCTCAGGAAGAATTACTGATAGCCCGAAAATTAAAAGAAACGCAACCCGCCCTTTATGAGGCAGCGCGTGAGAAACTGAAGAACTGGAAACTCACTGATAAGCAGATTGATGCCATTGAGAACTCCGGAAGGAAACAGGAAAATTTTCCGGTGGTAGCGGATGTCTCCGGTGTAGTCATCTCCAAACAGGTGAAGCTTGGTGATTATATCCTGCGGGGACAAACCATTTATCAAATTGCCGACCTCTCAAAGGTGTGGGTGCTCTTTGACGTCTATGAAAGCGATCTGCCCTGGGTGAAGAAGGGGGATAAAGTAGAATTCACTATTCCCTCACTGCCGGGAGAGCAATTTTCGGGGACAATCACTTTCATCGATCCGGTTATACATCCCAAAACCAGGGTAGCATCGGCCAGAGTGGAAATAGCCAATCCCGGGATGAAACTGAAACCCGAAATGTTTGCCTCCGGCAGGGTAAGCAGCATTTTGAAAACAGAGCCTGCGGCTGTCATCATACCCCGGACGGCAGTGTTATGGACAGGTGAACGCTCACTGGTCTATGTGAAACAAACCACTGACAAAGGCATTCACTTTATCATGCGTGAGGTTGTGCTCGGTCCTTCAGTTAAGGATGGATATATTGTAAAAAGCGGATTGCACGCGGGTGAAGAAATTGCAACCAAAGGCACCTTCTCTATTGACGCTGCCGCACAGCTTGCCGGCAAAAAAAGCATGATGAATCCGGAAGGAGGAAAAGTAACTACGGGACATGACCATGGCGCAATGAATACGCCTGCTGAAAATAGTCAAGCTGATAAGTCCGCTGAAATGAGAATGGAGCAAAACAAGCAGGCGCACTTAAACTTTAAAGTATCGGGCAATTGTGCAATGTGTAAAGCCAGGATTGAAGGCGCGCTGAAAAATGTGGATGGAATATATTCCGCTGCATGGGATGTTGACACAAAGATGTTGCATGTAATGTATGACCCGGAAAAAATTTCTGAAATGGAAATCCATAAACGTATTGCAGCCGTGGGGCATGATACCGAAAAAGTGAAGGCGGAGGAAAAAGTTTATAATGCATTACCTGGTTGCTGCCAGTATACAAGGGAAAATTAA
- the bfmBA gene encoding dehydrogenase — protein MLSAPVMKFDRQSLSDEQLLDLYQGILLPRRIEEKMLLLLRQGRISKWFSGIGQEAISVGVTKALQKDEYILPLHRNLGVFTSRGLPLERLFMQWQGKPGGFSKGRERSFHFGTNAYHIVGMISHLGPQLNVANGIALAYKMKGEKKVCVVFTGEGGTSEGDFHEALNVASVWQLPVIFIIENNGYALSTPVQEQYHCKNLIDRGAGYGMQALQIDGNNLLDVYHHISHIADAIRHKPEPWLVECLTFRMRGHEEASGVKYVPKEYFEEWGRKDPVTNYEQFLLEEGVLTASLKNEIQADIDESIERALKIAFAAPAAEPDTHRELEDVYRPFPQVKIVPSGSAWSEKRFVDAISDALRLAMRRYPNLVLMGQDIAEYGGVFKVTESFVKEFGKERVRNTPLCESGILGAGLGLSIAGMKSVIEMQFADFVSSGFTQIVNNLAKSHYRWGQHADVVVRMPTGAGVGAGPFHSQSNEAWFFHTPGLKVVYPSSPYDAKGLLLASIEDPNPVMFFEHKFLYRSVADEIPEEYYTEEIGKAKLIAEGKDVSVITYGLGVHWARQALLELNVSADLLDLRTLLPLDYASIADSVKKTGKVIILHEDTLTGGIGAEIAAWISEHCFEYLDAPVVRSASLDTPVPFASALEWNFLPRERFKTQLKELLEY, from the coding sequence ATGCTTTCTGCTCCTGTTATGAAATTTGACCGTCAGTCGCTTTCCGATGAGCAACTGCTGGACCTATACCAGGGTATTCTGCTCCCCAGGCGGATTGAAGAAAAGATGTTATTGCTGCTACGTCAGGGACGTATAAGTAAATGGTTTTCAGGTATTGGACAGGAAGCTATTTCCGTGGGAGTGACCAAAGCCCTGCAGAAAGATGAATATATCCTTCCACTTCACCGCAATCTGGGTGTATTTACTTCCAGAGGACTTCCACTGGAGCGCCTGTTCATGCAATGGCAGGGTAAACCCGGGGGCTTTTCAAAAGGCCGCGAGCGTTCTTTTCATTTCGGCACGAATGCCTATCATATTGTAGGCATGATTTCTCATCTTGGGCCGCAGCTAAATGTTGCAAACGGCATTGCCCTGGCTTATAAAATGAAAGGGGAAAAAAAAGTATGTGTTGTTTTTACCGGAGAAGGAGGTACCAGCGAAGGTGATTTCCATGAGGCATTAAATGTAGCTTCGGTGTGGCAGTTGCCTGTGATTTTTATTATTGAAAACAACGGATACGCCTTATCCACTCCGGTTCAGGAGCAATATCATTGCAAAAATCTTATTGACAGGGGTGCGGGCTATGGGATGCAAGCTCTTCAGATTGATGGCAACAATCTTCTGGATGTGTATCATCACATCAGTCATATAGCCGATGCAATCAGGCATAAACCGGAGCCCTGGCTGGTAGAATGTCTGACCTTCCGCATGCGCGGCCACGAAGAGGCTTCTGGTGTAAAATATGTACCTAAAGAATATTTTGAAGAGTGGGGAAGAAAAGATCCGGTTACAAACTATGAGCAATTTCTGCTGGAAGAAGGAGTGCTTACAGCCTCACTGAAGAACGAAATTCAGGCAGATATAGATGAATCTATAGAGCGGGCTTTGAAAATAGCTTTTGCAGCACCTGCAGCCGAGCCCGACACCCACAGGGAGCTGGAAGACGTTTACCGGCCTTTCCCGCAAGTGAAAATTGTCCCCTCGGGATCTGCCTGGAGCGAAAAGCGATTTGTGGATGCCATATCGGACGCATTGCGCCTCGCCATGCGCAGGTATCCCAATCTGGTGCTGATGGGGCAGGATATTGCCGAATATGGAGGTGTGTTTAAAGTAACCGAAAGTTTTGTGAAAGAGTTTGGAAAGGAACGTGTGCGCAACACTCCTTTGTGCGAGTCAGGAATATTAGGAGCCGGACTCGGACTATCCATTGCCGGAATGAAATCCGTTATTGAAATGCAATTTGCTGATTTCGTATCATCCGGATTTACGCAGATAGTAAACAATCTGGCTAAGTCGCATTATCGGTGGGGTCAGCATGCTGATGTGGTGGTGCGCATGCCTACGGGAGCCGGGGTGGGAGCAGGGCCATTTCATTCTCAGTCCAATGAAGCCTGGTTTTTTCATACTCCCGGACTGAAGGTGGTTTATCCCTCTTCTCCCTATGATGCCAAGGGTTTGTTGCTGGCATCTATTGAAGACCCGAATCCGGTGATGTTTTTTGAGCATAAATTTCTTTATCGCAGCGTGGCCGATGAAATTCCCGAAGAATATTACACCGAAGAAATCGGCAAGGCAAAACTTATTGCTGAAGGTAAAGATGTTTCGGTTATTACCTACGGATTAGGGGTGCACTGGGCACGGCAGGCGCTCCTTGAACTTAACGTGTCGGCAGATCTGCTTGATTTGCGAACTCTCCTCCCCCTGGATTATGCTTCTATAGCTGACTCAGTGAAAAAGACCGGAAAAGTCATTATCCTGCATGAAGACACCTTAACCGGAGGCATCGGTGCGGAAATAGCCGCGTGGATCAGTGAGCATTGTTTTGAATATCTGGATGCTCCTGTTGTACGATCGGCTTCTCTGGATACTCCGGTACCTTTTGCTTCTGCACTGGAGTGGAACTTTTTGCCTCGGGAGCGCTTCAAAACCCAGCTGAAAGAGCTTTTGGAATACTGA
- a CDS encoding heavy metal translocating P-type ATPase, translating to METRTGHSSQHEHHHHKAEHAAMDHSKMNHSKMHHDHGSIPMGMPGHDHHRMMIADFKKRFWVSTFLTVPILLLSTMIQQFFGFEFSFPGDKYILLALSSFVYFWGGWPFLKGFRDEIKSKGPGMMTLIAMAISVAYFYSAATVLGLKGMDFFWELATLIDIMLLGHWLEMKSVLGASKALQMLVSMMPAEAHRVKGETVEEVKLEELHKDDIILIKPGEKVPADGVIVEGSSFLNESMLTGESKPVKKEKGDKVIGGSINGNGSLKVKVEHTGKDSYLNKVIQLVEEAQKTKSRMQNLSDRAAKWLTYIALAVGFATLAVWLALGFPFVFALERMVTVMVIACPHALGLAIPLVVAISTAVSAQNGLLIRNRTAFEESRKITALLFDKTGTLTTGVFGVTRYESVLKDFSKEEVLRLASALEQSSEHPIAVGIINKMNEMKAAIPKAEKFQAITGKGVEGVVEGKEVKVVSPGYLREKNLPVPEEALSGKAETVVFVMVNDTIAGYIALADAIRPESKEAIKTFKKNNIKVLMATGDNKTVAKAVAEELGLDGYFAEVLPHQKVEIVKDLQSKGEFVAMTGDGVNDAPALAQADVGIAVGSGTDVAAETADIILVNSNPQDIATLILFGKATYNKMIQNLIWATAYNTFAIPLAAGVLYSTGFVLSPAVGAVFMSLSTIIVAINAQLLKRKIGKQS from the coding sequence ATGGAAACGCGGACAGGACACAGCAGCCAGCACGAACACCATCATCATAAGGCAGAGCATGCCGCGATGGACCATTCCAAAATGAACCACAGTAAGATGCACCACGACCACGGCAGCATCCCGATGGGAATGCCGGGTCATGACCATCACCGCATGATGATTGCCGATTTCAAAAAAAGATTTTGGGTTTCCACCTTTCTTACTGTTCCGATCCTGCTGTTGTCAACAATGATCCAGCAGTTCTTTGGGTTTGAGTTTTCATTCCCCGGTGACAAATACATCCTGCTCGCGCTTTCGTCATTCGTGTATTTCTGGGGAGGCTGGCCTTTCCTGAAAGGATTCCGTGACGAGATAAAAAGCAAAGGCCCCGGCATGATGACGCTCATCGCCATGGCGATTTCTGTCGCTTACTTCTACAGTGCGGCTACAGTTTTAGGTCTTAAGGGGATGGATTTTTTCTGGGAGCTTGCTACGCTGATTGACATCATGTTGTTGGGACATTGGCTGGAGATGAAGTCGGTGCTGGGCGCATCGAAAGCTTTGCAGATGCTGGTGAGCATGATGCCCGCGGAAGCGCATCGCGTAAAGGGCGAAACCGTGGAAGAGGTGAAGCTGGAAGAACTACATAAAGATGATATCATCCTCATCAAGCCGGGTGAGAAAGTGCCGGCTGATGGAGTCATTGTAGAAGGCAGCAGCTTTCTCAATGAATCCATGCTCACCGGGGAATCAAAGCCGGTGAAAAAAGAAAAAGGCGACAAGGTGATTGGCGGCTCCATCAACGGCAATGGGTCGCTGAAAGTGAAAGTGGAACACACGGGGAAAGACAGTTACCTGAATAAAGTCATCCAACTCGTGGAAGAAGCACAGAAAACAAAATCGCGGATGCAAAACCTTTCTGACCGTGCTGCAAAGTGGCTCACCTACATTGCTCTGGCAGTGGGTTTTGCTACTCTGGCTGTTTGGCTGGCGCTGGGTTTTCCGTTTGTATTTGCCCTGGAGCGCATGGTAACCGTAATGGTCATTGCCTGTCCGCATGCACTCGGTCTTGCCATTCCTTTGGTTGTTGCAATTTCAACTGCCGTCTCCGCGCAAAACGGATTGCTCATCCGCAACCGCACCGCCTTTGAGGAGTCAAGGAAAATCACCGCCCTGTTGTTTGACAAAACCGGCACGCTCACCACAGGCGTGTTTGGGGTGACACGCTATGAATCTGTTTTAAAAGATTTTTCAAAAGAAGAAGTGCTGCGACTGGCAAGCGCGCTGGAGCAAAGCTCCGAGCATCCCATTGCGGTCGGCATCATCAATAAAATGAACGAGATGAAAGCGGCAATTCCCAAAGCCGAAAAATTTCAAGCTATCACAGGAAAGGGCGTTGAAGGAGTCGTTGAAGGCAAGGAAGTAAAAGTGGTTAGCCCCGGTTATCTGAGAGAAAAAAATCTGCCCGTGCCCGAAGAAGCATTGTCCGGCAAAGCGGAAACGGTGGTCTTCGTGATGGTGAATGATACAATCGCAGGCTACATCGCCCTGGCGGATGCCATCCGTCCCGAGAGTAAGGAGGCCATTAAGACTTTCAAAAAAAACAACATCAAGGTGCTGATGGCAACAGGCGACAACAAAACGGTGGCCAAAGCGGTTGCTGAAGAATTGGGGCTTGACGGCTACTTTGCCGAAGTGCTGCCGCATCAGAAAGTGGAGATCGTGAAAGACCTGCAATCAAAGGGCGAGTTTGTTGCCATGACAGGCGATGGCGTGAATGACGCGCCTGCATTGGCCCAGGCGGATGTGGGCATTGCAGTAGGCTCCGGAACAGACGTAGCAGCCGAAACAGCCGACATCATTTTGGTGAACAGCAATCCGCAGGACATCGCCACTCTGATTTTGTTCGGAAAGGCAACCTACAATAAAATGATTCAGAACCTGATCTGGGCGACTGCCTACAACACGTTCGCCATCCCGCTGGCGGCAGGCGTGCTGTACAGCACGGGCTTTGTATTAAGCCCTGCGGTGGGAGCGGTGTTCATGAGTCTGAGCACCATCATCGTGGCGATCAATGCGCAGTTGCTGAAAAGAAAAATAGGAAAGCAATCATGA